A single genomic interval of Malania oleifera isolate guangnan ecotype guangnan chromosome 13, ASM2987363v1, whole genome shotgun sequence harbors:
- the LOC131146040 gene encoding ribosome-binding factor PSRP1, chloroplastic — protein sequence MSTLCASAAVQASCCPHAPTSSSSAPAKCSQQSLSGFSIFAASSSSISHHRHLSALSSRSCSFADASAILKSVHMHSVKNRSKSLVVRVAWEGPLSSVKLILQGKNFELTDNVKKYVEEKVGKAIQKHSHLVREVDVRLSVRGGEFGKGPRIRRCEVTLFTKKHGVVRAEEHAETVYGSIDLVSSIIQRKVRKIKEKDSDHGRHMKGFNRLKVREPDALPVEEDVEAAPQEGSEDLIDEIVRTKYFDMPPLTVEEAIEQLENLDHDFYGFRNEVTGEINILYKRKAGGYGLIIPKDGKTEKLEALVVKPAREPSLAE from the exons ATGTCGACTCTCTGCGCGTCCGCTGCCGTACAAGCGAGCTGCTGCCCCCACGCGCCGACTTCTTCGTCTTCTGCTCCGGCCAAGTGTTCCCAGCAATCTCTCTCTGGTTTCTCAATCTTTGCCGCCTCGTCCTCCTCAATTTCCCACCACCGCCACCTCTCGGCTTTATCTTCTCGCAGCTGTTCATTTGCAGACGCTTCCGCCATTCTCAAGTCCGTCCACATGCATTCCGTAAAGAATCGAAGCAAGTCTCTTGTCGTGCGTGTGGCCTGGGAAGGTCCTCTATCTTCTGTTAAACTTATCCTCCAAGGCAAGAACTTTGAG TTAACTGATAATGTTAAGAAGTACGTGGAAGAGAAAGTTGGCAAGGCCATTCAGAAGCACAGCCACCTTGTGAGGGAAGTAGATGTTAGGTTGTCAGTTCGTGGTGGAGAGTTTGGGAAAGGCCCCAGGATTCGGAGATGTGAG GTAACTTTGTTCACAAAGAAACATGGAGTGGTCCGGGCAGAAGAACATGCAGAGACGGTCTATGGGAGTATAGATTTGGTGTCCTCAATTATACAGAGGAAAGTGAGGAAGATTAAGGAAAAGGATTCGGATCATGGTCGGCACATGAAGGGCTTCAACAGACTGAAGGTGAGGGAACCAGATGCACTGCCAGTGGAGGAAGATGTGGAGGCTGCACCTCAAGAAGGCAGCGAAGACTTGATCGATGAG ATTGTTCGTACAAAATATTTTGACATGCCACCATTGACTGTTGAGGAAGCCATTGAGCAGCTGGAAAACCTTGATCATGACTTCTATGGTTTCCGAAATGAAGTAACAG GTGAAATTAATATTTTGTACAAAAGAAAAGCTGGAGGATACGGGCTTATTATTCCTAAAGATGGTAAAACTGAGAAATTAGAGGCATTGGTTGTAAAACCAGCCCGGGAACCCTCTTTGGCAGAATAG
- the LOC131146041 gene encoding transcription termination factor MTERF8, chloroplastic, whose protein sequence is MYIIITKKIVFPFGERKEICEMDTLLTTFPHPFPPSSSFSSSAVQVQFAVVLHPALQPRDWFSVMKLSPTRSTAQLSPLLAQLGSNSSGDLVAQHSTNSPSNLVSVSEKGTFLLLTHELGLDESEAQLLLNTNASLRFTSFESLRIRTDSLLSLGINGLALGRLVAKRPDVLIAEEINPLLRFIRDDLEGKIEALQLQRLLTATDPRFLVGFEDKVRLLLHHGVPREKLVRVLNNVSLTKAICLKPAEEIERTMAFLSRFGGTDLIVRRPAILNYDLDRQLIPRIRFLMELSGGDEDATAAVVRRLPAVLSYSVEHLGSHVEFFRSFAGLTEEEIFRILLVFPNLMSASKERKLHPRIDFLKQCGLDSTGIFKFLSKAPLFLGLSFEGNLAYKLNFLVKIGYAYRTKDMTVAMWAMTRTSCENLQKVIGVFLSYGLSCEDIFIMSKKHPQILQYNHSSLEEKMEYLIEDMGREVGELLVFPAFLGYKLDDRIKRRYEERKKIVGEGMSLNKLLSVSTERFIEEEKKKQKAALPV, encoded by the exons atgtatataataataacaaaaaagatAGTGTTCCCATTTGGCGAGAGGAAGGAAATCTGCGAAATGGATACTCTTCTTACCACGTTCCCTCACCCTTTCCCCCCTTCTTCTTCGTTTTCTTCTTCTGCAGTGCAGGTTCAATTCGCAGTTGTTTTACATCCAGCTCTTCAGCCCCGCGATTGGTTCTCTGTCATGAAACTCAGTCCAACCAGAAGTACTGCTCAACTCAGTCCACTGCTAGCCCAACTGGGTTCTAATTCCTCCGGTGATCTGGTCGCTCAACACAGTACAAATTCTCCTTCCAATCTCGTCTCCGTCTCCGAAAAGG GAACATTCTTGTTGCTGACCCATGAACTTGGACTCGACGAGAGCGAGGCCCAACTACTCCTAAACACCAACGCATCCTTAAGATTCACTTCTTTTGAATCCTTGCGCATTCGAACAGATTCTCTGCTGTCACTGGGTATCAATGGCCTCGCGCTGGGTCGCTTGGTTGCGAAACGCCCGGATGTGTTGATAGCTGAGGAAATCAATCCGTTGCTACGATTTATTCGGGATGATTTGGAAGGAAAAATCGAAGCGTTGCAGCTACAGCGACTGTTGACTGCAACTGATCCCAGATTCTTGGTGGGTTTTGAGGATAAGGTTAGGCTTCTTCTTCATCACGGAGTTCCAAGAGAAAAGCTTGTTCGTGTTCTCAACAATGTCAGTTTGACCAAAGCCATATGTCTCAAGCCGGCTGAAGAAATTGAAAGAACAATGGCTTTCTTGAGCCGTTTTGGTGGGACTGATCTAATTGTTCGCCGGCCAGCCATTCTGAACTATGATCTAGACAGACAATTAATTCCCAGAATCAGGTTCCTAATGGAACTGAGTGGGGGAGATGAGGATGCAACTGCAGCTGTGGTGCGTAGGCTTCCGGCGGTACTGAGTTATAGTGTGGAGCATTTGGGAAGCCATGTGGAGTTCTTTAGATCGTTCGCTGGACTCACCGAGGAGGAGATTTTCAGGATTCTGCTCGTGTTCCCAAACTTGATGAGTGCTAGCAAGGAGCGGAAGTTGCATCCCAGGATTGATTTTCTCAAGCAATGTGGACTGGATTCCACTGGTATCTTCAAGTTCTTGTCCAAAGCGCCTTTGTTTCTAGGCCTGTCCTTTGAGGGGAACCTTGCATATAAACTGAATTTCTTGGTGAAGATTGGGTATGCATATAGAACCAAGGATATGACTGTGGCAATGTGGGCTATGACGAGGACGAGCTGTGAGAATTTGCAGAAGGTGATTGGGGTGTTCTTGAGCTATGGATTGTCTTGTGAGGATATTTTTATCATGAGCAAGAAGCATCCTCAAATATTGCAGTATAATCACAGTTCTTTGGAAGAGAAGATGGAATACTTGATAGAGGACATGGGTCGTGAGGTTGGGGAACTGTTGGTTTTCCCAGCATTTCTTGGTTACAAGCTTGATGACAGGATCAAGCGTAGGTATGAAGAAAGGAAGAAGATTGTAGGGGAAGGAATGTCCCTTAACAAGTTATTGAGTGTGTCAACTGAGAGATTCAtcgaggaggagaagaagaagcagaaggcGGCTCTACCTGTCTAA